The Leptolyngbya subtilissima AS-A7 genome includes a region encoding these proteins:
- a CDS encoding M23 family metallopeptidase has translation MDGRFDRAQALGWIVALSVGIGTMTELTRSTPQVIAEEQIAAETAPANPWLGSSFPLENFSRYTSPFGYRQHPMGGHRFHYGLDLAAPMGSYIRSWWEGKIVEVHDHTACGTAAIIQSGSWTHIYCHMQGSIVIEKEGGRVLVDRDGGIEIRQGQMVTAGQRIGRVGMTGSTTGPHLHWGLKYEGAWVDPALVLRATFDYQQASQTAQAID, from the coding sequence ATGGATGGTCGTTTTGACAGGGCGCAAGCCTTGGGTTGGATTGTTGCGCTTAGCGTTGGCATTGGCACGATGACAGAACTCACTCGATCAACTCCCCAAGTGATTGCCGAAGAGCAGATTGCCGCGGAGACAGCCCCTGCTAACCCCTGGCTAGGATCATCTTTTCCCCTAGAAAATTTTTCGCGCTACACGTCACCCTTTGGCTACCGTCAACACCCTATGGGCGGGCACCGCTTTCACTACGGGCTAGACCTGGCCGCTCCCATGGGCAGCTATATTCGCAGCTGGTGGGAGGGCAAAATAGTCGAAGTGCACGACCACACCGCCTGCGGCACCGCCGCTATCATTCAATCCGGCTCGTGGACTCACATCTACTGCCATATGCAGGGCAGCATTGTGATTGAAAAAGAAGGCGGCCGGGTACTGGTCGATCGCGACGGCGGCATCGAGATTCGCCAGGGGCAAATGGTGACTGCAGGCCAGCGCATTGGTCGCGTGGGCATGACCGGCAGCACTACTGGCCCACACCTGCACTGGGGCCTCAAGTATGAGGGAGCTTGGGTTGACCCAGCTCTGGTGCTCAGAGCAACTTTTGACTATCAGCAGGCCTCACAGACGGCGCAGGCCATAGATTAA
- a CDS encoding glycerol-3-phosphate acyltransferase, with protein MAMTLTQVWGAFLIFVLSPIVGGLPLTGWSTRLISGKRLRRVGTGNVGVSAAFYHGGKVAGIVAVLLEAAKGIGVVLLARHYFPADPVWELIALIGLVMGRYWFAKGAGTTNVVWGVAAYDWPTALLTFMLSGLGFTIFRERRQGRLLSLVLLPLITALRHSDGELVLAMSCLSGLIAWIYQKLPDDLDLPDDEGRLESRTMFRFFRGDRALVALDRALDPTKFGHKAATLGQLTAWGYPVPRGYVLPAGDDPTALLAIAEPSPTQPLAVRSSAQDEDTGTASAAGVYQSFLNITDQEALAAAIVRVFSSYSAPQAKAYRQSKGLPEQGLAVIVQQQVQGQFSGVAFSRDPIARCGDAVVIEALPGGADQVVGGQVTPEQYRVLVQPDDVPPLAAIAEADWQLSDALTLTVEGQGQTPSRLLQQVAYLARHLESRYQGIPQDLEWSYDGNTLWLLQSRPITTLQPLWTRKIAAEVIPGTIRPLTWSINRPLTCGVWGEIFTVVLGDRARGLDFEATATLHHAHAYFNATLLGDIFRRMGLPAESLEFLTRGAKFSRPPLGSTLRNMPGLVRLLRRELKLEQQFAQENRDRFAPALQALAETPRDALTPQELLDRVDTILDLLKRVTYYNILGPLSFALRRALLKVPEESLNPMQNDEIAALEALRAIAQDIRQTLSKPELARITDSSSLMTALAESTDGESLLKAMGQFIEQYGYLSPVGTDIAVATWQESPGPVRELLAQFVRQPPPPKSAASQGKATTVQRRLDLKGQVNTLYNRLLAELRWSILALATQWQTQGHLQERDDIFLLTLEEIQELVGNGTPNWRAVQERVGDRKAQYERDKKMPAVPYLVFGNEPPSRQLPLMPTATVQQKLTGIGASAGTVAGPVLVVTQLEAVAAANGPFILVVPYTDAGWAPLLARAQGLIAEVGGRLSHGAIIAREYGIPAVMDVTNATQRLHTDQWVRINGETGVVEVLEPPTNSLALEAGNE; from the coding sequence ATGGCTATGACCCTTACCCAGGTTTGGGGTGCCTTTTTAATATTCGTGCTGTCTCCGATAGTGGGCGGGTTGCCCCTAACGGGGTGGTCGACTCGGCTGATCTCGGGAAAACGGCTGCGGCGAGTGGGCACGGGCAATGTCGGCGTGTCGGCTGCTTTTTACCACGGTGGTAAAGTGGCAGGCATTGTGGCGGTCTTACTGGAGGCGGCCAAGGGCATTGGGGTCGTGCTACTGGCGCGGCACTACTTCCCAGCAGACCCGGTGTGGGAACTTATTGCTCTGATTGGGCTGGTGATGGGTCGCTACTGGTTTGCCAAGGGAGCGGGCACTACCAACGTGGTGTGGGGCGTCGCAGCCTATGACTGGCCGACGGCACTGCTAACGTTTATGCTCAGCGGGCTGGGGTTTACCATCTTTCGCGAGCGGCGTCAGGGTCGCCTGCTGTCGCTGGTGTTGCTGCCGCTGATCACCGCTCTGCGCCACTCAGATGGAGAGCTGGTATTGGCGATGTCTTGCCTAAGCGGGCTGATCGCTTGGATTTATCAAAAGCTACCTGACGATCTCGATTTGCCTGACGACGAAGGACGATTGGAGTCTCGCACCATGTTTCGGTTTTTTCGCGGCGATCGCGCCCTTGTTGCCCTCGATCGCGCCCTTGACCCCACCAAGTTTGGCCACAAAGCGGCCACCTTGGGCCAGCTAACAGCCTGGGGTTACCCGGTGCCACGCGGCTATGTGCTGCCCGCCGGGGATGATCCGACTGCGCTACTGGCGATCGCGGAGCCCTCCCCCACCCAGCCCCTCGCCGTCCGCTCCTCGGCCCAGGACGAAGACACGGGCACGGCCTCGGCGGCGGGAGTGTATCAATCATTTCTGAATATCACTGACCAGGAGGCGCTGGCGGCGGCGATCGTGCGGGTGTTCTCGTCCTACAGCGCACCTCAAGCAAAGGCCTATCGGCAGAGCAAGGGTTTACCCGAGCAGGGGCTGGCGGTAATCGTGCAGCAGCAGGTGCAGGGGCAGTTTTCGGGGGTGGCCTTTAGCCGTGACCCCATTGCTCGCTGCGGCGATGCGGTGGTGATCGAAGCGTTACCTGGCGGGGCCGACCAGGTGGTGGGAGGTCAGGTGACGCCCGAACAGTATCGGGTGCTGGTGCAGCCCGACGATGTGCCCCCCCTGGCAGCGATCGCTGAGGCCGATTGGCAGCTCTCCGACGCGCTGACGCTGACGGTAGAGGGCCAAGGCCAGACACCCTCGCGGCTGCTTCAGCAGGTGGCCTACCTGGCCCGCCACCTGGAGAGCCGCTACCAGGGCATTCCCCAAGACCTTGAGTGGAGTTACGACGGCAACACCCTATGGCTGTTGCAGAGTCGCCCCATCACTACATTGCAACCGCTCTGGACGCGCAAGATTGCCGCTGAGGTCATCCCTGGCACGATTCGTCCGCTGACCTGGTCGATCAATCGGCCTTTGACCTGCGGCGTGTGGGGCGAGATTTTTACGGTGGTGTTGGGCGATCGCGCCCGTGGGCTCGACTTCGAAGCCACCGCTACGCTGCACCACGCCCACGCTTACTTCAACGCCACCCTGCTGGGAGACATCTTCCGCCGCATGGGTCTGCCGGCCGAAAGCTTGGAGTTTTTAACACGCGGAGCTAAGTTTAGCCGCCCTCCCCTCGGCTCCACGCTGCGGAATATGCCCGGTCTGGTGCGCCTGCTGCGCCGTGAACTCAAGCTGGAGCAGCAGTTTGCCCAGGAGAATCGCGATCGCTTCGCCCCAGCCCTGCAAGCCTTAGCCGAGACTCCCAGGGATGCCCTCACGCCCCAGGAATTGCTCGACCGAGTAGACACCATTCTCGATCTGCTGAAGCGGGTCACTTACTACAACATCCTCGGCCCGCTCAGCTTTGCCCTGCGCCGCGCCCTGCTCAAGGTGCCGGAAGAAAGCCTCAACCCCATGCAAAATGACGAGATTGCAGCCTTGGAAGCGTTGCGGGCGATCGCCCAAGACATTCGCCAAACGCTCTCGAAGCCCGAGCTAGCCCGCATTACCGACAGCTCGTCGCTGATGACGGCCTTAGCCGAAAGCACCGACGGCGAATCGTTGCTCAAGGCTATGGGGCAGTTTATTGAGCAATATGGCTACCTCAGCCCCGTGGGAACCGACATTGCCGTGGCTACCTGGCAAGAAAGCCCTGGCCCAGTGCGTGAACTGCTAGCCCAGTTCGTACGGCAGCCGCCACCTCCCAAATCTGCCGCCTCCCAAGGCAAAGCCACTACCGTCCAACGCCGCCTAGATCTAAAGGGGCAGGTGAACACCCTCTACAACCGGCTGCTGGCCGAGCTGCGCTGGAGCATTCTAGCCCTGGCCACCCAGTGGCAAACGCAGGGGCATTTGCAGGAGCGGGACGACATTTTCTTGCTCACCCTGGAGGAAATTCAGGAGCTGGTGGGGAATGGAACGCCCAACTGGAGAGCGGTGCAGGAGCGGGTTGGCGATCGCAAAGCCCAGTACGAGCGAGACAAGAAGATGCCCGCCGTTCCCTACCTAGTGTTTGGCAACGAGCCCCCCAGCCGCCAGCTTCCCCTGATGCCGACAGCTACCGTGCAGCAAAAGCTCACTGGCATTGGCGCCAGTGCCGGCACCGTTGCGGGTCCAGTGCTGGTAGTGACCCAGCTTGAAGCCGTAGCTGCCGCCAATGGACCCTTCATTCTGGTGGTGCCCTACACCGATGCTGGCTGGGCACCCCTGCTGGCCCGCGCCCAGGGATTGATTGCCGAGGTGGGGGGTCGTCTCTCCCACGGGGCAATCATCGCCCGCGAATACGGCATCCCCGCCGTTATGGATGTAACCAACGCCACCCAGCGGCTGCACACTGACCAGTGGGTACGAATAAATGGCGAAACCGGCGTTGTCGAGGTGCTAGAACCACCCACAAACAGTCTGGCCTTAGAAGCCGGTAACGAATAG